The segment CCGGCAAATCCGACCCGGCCGGCTGGCGCAACGCGGGCGCATCGCTGCGCGAGAGCCTCACGACCGGCCGGCTGAATCCGGCGATGGACCGCTACGTTCGCATCGGGCTCGCCTGGCGCGGCTATCAGCCGGCGGAGTTCAACACGCTCGTCCATTCGTATCGGGCGCAGCTCGACGGCGAGATTCCCGGCACGATGCGGAAATGCGACGTCGAGGCGCGGTTCAATGCGGCGCAGCCGTTCATGACGGCGACGATGCTCTACGTGTTCGCGTTTCTGCTCGCGGTATTTTCCTGGCTCAAATGGCCGGAGGTGCTGGGCCGCTCGGCCTTCTGGCTCGTGCTCGTTGGGTTTCTGGTGACGACGGCGGGAATCGGAATTCGCATGTGGCTCGAGGGCCGGCCGCCGGTGACGAATCTCTATTCCTCGGCGCTGTTCGTCGGCTGGGCGGCGGTGGCGTTGTGCCTGGTGCTCGAAACAATCTACAAAAACGGGATCGGCAGTGCAGCGGCGGGCGTGATCGGTTTCACCACCTTGATCATCGCCCACCATCTGGCGCTCGGCGGTGACACGTTGGAGATGATGCGGGCGGTGCTCGACTCGAACTTCTGGCTCGCGACGCACGTGATCACCGTAACCGTGGGCTACTCGGCCACGTATCTCGCCGGGTTGCTTGCGCTGATCTATGTCGGCCGCGGCGTGTTCACGCGCTCGCTCGATCGCACCACCGCCGACGGACTGACGCGGATGGTTTACGGGATCGTGTGTTTCGCGACGCTGTTCAGCTTCGTCGGCACGGTGCTCGGCGGCATCTGGGCGGATCAGTCGTGGGGCCGGTTCTGGGGTTGGGATCCGAAGGAAAACGGCGCGCTGATCATCGTCCTGTGGAATGCCCTGATCCTGCATGCGCGTTGGGGCGGGCTGGTGAAGGCCCGCGGGCTGATGGTCCTCGCGATCTTCGGCAACATCGTGACGAGCTGGAGCTGGTTTGGCGTCAACATGCTCGGCGTTGGCCTGCACAGCTACGGTTTCATGGACGCCGGTTTCTGGTGGCTGATGCTCTTCGTCGTCTCACAAGTCGTCGCGATGCTGATCGCCGGTACCCCGCTGGAGAAGTGGCGAAGCCTGGCGACGCGCTCGTAGGGCCTCGGGAGCACGGGCAGTTTGCCCTGACCAGGTCGGGGCCCTCGTCGCATGATTTGTTGTAGGCCGGCCCCTGGGAGCGCGGGCAACTTGTCCACCGTAGCCGCTGGCGAAGGTGGATCTTGCCCGCTTCGAAACGGACCTTGGGAGAACCACGAAACACACGAACGACACGAAAGGGTGGCATAGTCGCGAGAGGACGTAGAAGGCGCAGAACGGTAGACGGTCGCTCAAGCCGGCCACGGATCACGCGGATGGGCACGGATGGATCGGTGTTCATCCGTGTTATCTGTGGTTAAGGATTGGAGGATTGGGTCTCGGATCGAACTCGGTCTTCTCTTCAAACAACCCACACTGGATTGGATTCACAGGAGGCAAACCGAGGACGAGCCGAGGTAGGTTCCCAAGCCATCAAACCGGATTTCACGGATATCACGGATCGATCCGTGTAAATCGGTGTAATCCGTGGTTAAGGATCGGAAGATCGGAACGCGGGTTGAATTCGGGTCTCCTCCGGTTCAAAACAGATGGGCCGGGAGTCACCGTAGTCGGCGGTTGATGAGCGGGGCTCGAGCAGGCTTCCTCGGTGGGTGCACTTGACCATCCGCGAACACGTCTCGCTCGCTCCGCTCACCACTTTGGGCATTGGCGGCCCAGCCCGGTATTACATCGAGGCCGCCACGGTGGCGGATCTGCGCGAAGCGGTCGCTTTCGCCGGCGCGCGGTCACTGCCGGTGTTCATCCTCGGTGGTGGCTCGAATCTCCTCGTCAGTGATGTCGGATTCCCGGGCGTGGTGATACGCGTCCAGATCACGGGGGTGCACGCCAAGCCCCAGGGCGAATGCGTTGTGCTTCGCGCCGGGGCGGGCGAGGCGTGGGACGGGTTCGTCGCGTACTGTGTCGCGCACGGCTACTGGGGCCTGGAGAATCTTTCCCTCATCCCTGGAACGGTCGGGGCCGCGCCGGTGCAGAACATCGGCGCCTATGGTCGGGAGGTGCGTGAGGTCATCGAGTCGGTGGTCGTTTTCGATCCGCTCTCGGCCGCAGAGCGCACCCTGACCAATGCCGCGTGTTTGTTCGGCTACCGCGACAGCGTGTTCAAGCACGGCGACGCGAAGCAGCTCATCGTTATGGGAGTGAGTTTCAAGCTGAGCCTCACGCCCCGGCCGGAACTGGCCTATAAGGACCTGGCGACCCGTTTCTCCACACCAGGCGTCGCGTCACCTTCACTGGCGGAGATACGTGACGCGGTGATTGCGATTCGCACCGCGAAGTTTCCGGATCTTTCGAGAACCGGCACGGCGGGCTCGTTTTGGAAGAACCCGGTTGTGACGATCGCCACGCTGGAGTCGCTGCGTGCGCGCTTTCCCGAGATGCCCTCGTATCCGGTGGACGCAACCCACGCGAAACTTCCGCTCGCGTGGATTCTCGACGTAGTGCTGAAGGCGAAAGGTTATGCCAAAGGCAACGTCGCGCTTTTCCATCAACAGCCGCTCGTGCTGGTGGCAGGCCGGGGCGCGACGTGCCGCGAGATCACGGCGTTTGCGGCCGAGATCGAAGCGCGCGTCGCAGAGCAGACGGGAATAATGATCGAAAAGGAAGTACTGGTCGTCGCGTAGGCGGCATCGCGGGTCGCGATCGGCCGGACGGGTGGGGGCGCGCGATCGGGTGGAAACAGATTGGCTTGGATTCACAGGAGCCGAACCGAGGGCAAACCGAGAGCTGCCCACGGAACACACGGATCACACGGAAAACAGTCTGCCCGCGAATCACGCGGATGGCCACGGATTCCGATCCGTCGCGATGGAGCCGCGACGCCCTCGTCGCGGTCGTTGGAGCGTCGATTTGGAATAGCCGCAAAAGGCGCACAAGGCGCAAAACGGTAGACAACGCGCGGGACTGGGCCGTGATTCGCATGGACAGAATGCGACTGGAATATCGGCGTAAGTATGGGCAGGAATCGACCCGGCCCAACCAGGCGTCAGAGCCAACGGCTACCGGCGTCACGCCTCCTGCTGGCGCAGGAGATCGCGCCGCCGGCAGCCGTGGCTCACCTTGAACGTCGGCCATACTCCCGCACGCAGATGAGGCCCGCTGATCATTCGCTTTCAGGATGGAATGCCGAGGTGCGCCGTGACGCGAAGGAGTCGGCCGGCAGCGCCGCGCGAAAAGAAGAAGAAAGAGTCGCTGGAGTTTCGATCATCGTCCGCGCGCTCGATTGCGCGGCAACGATGTTGGGGTCGTCGATCAGGGTTCACGCGGCACGCGCCGTGATCTCGAAAGAGCCGGTCCGAATCGCCGCCCGGCCAGTGAACCTACAAGAGCCAACAATCATGTCTGTCACGCCTCGTGCTTGCGCACGAGTCGCGCCAGCCACGACCGTGGCTCATCTGTAACGTTCGGCCTAAGATGAGCGCATCGGAAAAGTTACAGCTGTTCGACCTTCCCGTTGCGCTCGCGCTACTAGCGTTCGGGGTGCCTTTCCTGTCGCTCAGAAAGAAGATGTCGATCGCTTGCATGGAGCGCGTCAAGAAAGCGGAGCTATCCGCAGACGAGGCCGCGAAGGCTGATCGGCTGGTGTTTTGGTGTGGCTCTGCGGTAACCGCATGCGGGCTTCTTCTCATTGGATTGTGGGCGGGCGGTTACTAGCGATTCCCGAGATGAAGAAGGCGCCGAACCAGGCATCAGAGCCAACGCGCTGCACGGGCCCGTTCTTCGGAAGCGGCCTCTCCGCGCCACCTCGCTGGTGTTTCGGAGTTGCCACTTGTCCGCTCACGCGCGTGGCTCACTTTTGACGTTCGGCAAAAACTCCCATGGCGACCGTGAAGTTTCCCGATGAAGAGCTGATTTCCTTCGATGACACCGAAGTAAAGAAGGTGCTCGTCGAGTTGGGCGTGATTCACAATTTCTCGCTGCCGCCTGATCCGCGATCGACCGTGTTTACCTACGGGGTCGATGATCACCCGACGCACTGGTTACTCTTTGCGTGCTTTCGTGGATTCAAACAGAAGAGCGACAATGGTTACATGATGTTTGGTTGGCGGAAGAAGAAGTTCACAAGAAAGCAAGCCGAGGGTTACGCGCAGGAGTTTGTGCGGAAGCACGGCGTTTCGGTAGAGAAGCGATTGCTTTTCCCGCAGGACGGGAAGCCACCCCAGTCGTGAGAACGAAAAGGCCGAACCAGTCGCCACAGCGCAACGCGGGCAGCCGTCCGTCTTCGGGCGATTCACCCGCATCCGAAACTCCATTCTCGCTCGGCCCGCGTGGCTGATCTGAATCGTTAGGCGAAGTATATGTCACAGCTCACTCTGAATCTTGCCCTCGGAATCGTTAGCGGTGTTCTCACGGCAGCATTGCTTTACTTTGCGGCCGTATTCTTCAGAAAGGTCATTATCCCCTGGTATCTCGAGCTCGTATATCGCGGCGTGGATCTTTCCGGAAAGTGGACCAATAAGATCGAGCTTCCCGAGGGACTCACGCAGACATTGATTGGAAATATAAGGCAAAGTGCGCACCGTCTATCGGGCGAAATAACCTTGTCGAAGAATAGAAACGGGGAAGAGCCGAGGCTCGTTCACTTGGTGGCCCAAGGCGAGGTTCGAGATCGCTTGGTCACACTTCGAATCACATCGAAGGAGCCAAAGCGGATATCTCTCTGCGTTATTCTACTGGAGGTTTTCGGTTCAGGGGACAAAATGCGCGGCTTTTCCGCATGGTATGACACTGGGCCGGGCGAGATCGCGGGAACCGAAGTGGAATGGAACCGTGAGAAAGCCTAACCAGCCGCCACAGCGCAACGCGGGCAGTCGTCCGTCTTCGGACGGTTCATCTGCATCCGAACCTCCATCCTCGCTCGGCCCGCGTGGCTGATCTTTGGTCGTTCGGCGACGAACACGACGCGGTCGAAATGCACAACGACGATGGAGCGGTTGGCCCCCTTTGCGAAAGCGAGTCGAGGGTGATATTCAGAAGGAAGACAAAGGAACCGTCCGG is part of the Opitutus terrae PB90-1 genome and harbors:
- the murB gene encoding UDP-N-acetylmuramate dehydrogenase, which translates into the protein MHLTIREHVSLAPLTTLGIGGPARYYIEAATVADLREAVAFAGARSLPVFILGGGSNLLVSDVGFPGVVIRVQITGVHAKPQGECVVLRAGAGEAWDGFVAYCVAHGYWGLENLSLIPGTVGAAPVQNIGAYGREVREVIESVVVFDPLSAAERTLTNAACLFGYRDSVFKHGDAKQLIVMGVSFKLSLTPRPELAYKDLATRFSTPGVASPSLAEIRDAVIAIRTAKFPDLSRTGTAGSFWKNPVVTIATLESLRARFPEMPSYPVDATHAKLPLAWILDVVLKAKGYAKGNVALFHQQPLVLVAGRGATCREITAFAAEIEARVAEQTGIMIEKEVLVVA
- a CDS encoding cytochrome c biogenesis protein → MKKFLPYLVLTIAVLAVFGAWRTPRNPGDYDVVGFGELPTLVNGRIKPLDTVARTTLLTLQGRQRVAAPDGRRIAPAEWLLDVLYRPDVAHSYQTFEIVHPDVLAMLNLTTGQGAGGKRFSFHQLLSGLGELDRQAKLAENVEHANRSPFQRAVVQLRNNVILYQRLQNSLVIDGADEFLQSLAAFETVLPARQAALAAQRAGQSHDAAQARAMTQLNAAIATLETYGYVLPIPPVTGKSDPAGWRNAGASLRESLTTGRLNPAMDRYVRIGLAWRGYQPAEFNTLVHSYRAQLDGEIPGTMRKCDVEARFNAAQPFMTATMLYVFAFLLAVFSWLKWPEVLGRSAFWLVLVGFLVTTAGIGIRMWLEGRPPVTNLYSSALFVGWAAVALCLVLETIYKNGIGSAAAGVIGFTTLIIAHHLALGGDTLEMMRAVLDSNFWLATHVITVTVGYSATYLAGLLALIYVGRGVFTRSLDRTTADGLTRMVYGIVCFATLFSFVGTVLGGIWADQSWGRFWGWDPKENGALIIVLWNALILHARWGGLVKARGLMVLAIFGNIVTSWSWFGVNMLGVGLHSYGFMDAGFWWLMLFVVSQVVAMLIAGTPLEKWRSLATRS